From Anopheles funestus chromosome 3RL, idAnoFuneDA-416_04, whole genome shotgun sequence, a single genomic window includes:
- the LOC125772066 gene encoding 27 kDa hemolymph protein-like isoform X2, whose protein sequence is MMKIRTNILLLGVVALCAVTIASPLGKAADSSSEESGEAGEFVKELQELCRNNSGSDAAFLELMESFQSTMMCTVAAIDLEGLMSEVDALSNETRTTFFPRYCPQLRTAYNCIDKLVNDFRPCLEEDDFTIVKALAGILPDAVELMCKNDGEILFKFDEPKYTECFEKVSDSFDECLTFLNGTDDWDISSMTRDQCSQLSGFRQCLQDKMNICKAPDLINVYDLFHNTLFRMTPCRNYMEIEKLKVGLVAMVYCIENTSEK, encoded by the exons ATGATGAAAATCAGAACAAACATCTTGCTGTTGGGCGTTGTGGCGCTTTGTGCAG TTACAATTGCTTCACCGCTTGGTAAAGCGGCTGATTCTTCCTCGGAAGAATCGGGCGAAGCAGGCGAATTCGTGAAAGAACTGCAGGAACTGTGCCGCAACAATAGTGGATCCGATGCAGCTTTTCTTGAGTTGATGGAGTCCTTCCAGAGTACGATGATGTGCACCGTAGCCGCCATCGATCTAGAAGGATTAATGTCAGAGGTGGATGCACTCTCAAACGAGACCCGTACGACGTTCTTCCCTCG CTACTGCCCACAGCTGCGAACGGCATACAATTGTATCGATAAGTTGGTGAACGATTTTCGGCCATGTCTGGAGGAGGATGACTTTACCATCGTGAAGGCACTCGCCGGTATACTGCCCGATGCAGTGGAGCTGATGTGCAAGAATGATGGCGAAATTTTGTTCA AGTTTGATGAGCCAAAGTACACGGAATGCTTCGAAAAGGTTTCCGACAGTTTTGACGAGTGTCTTACCTTCCTGAACGGAACGGATGATTGGGATATCTCGAGCATGACACGCGACCAGTGCAG CCAACTCTCCGGTTTCCGACAGTGTTTGCAAGATAAGATGAACATCTGTAAGGCACCGGACCTAATCAACGTGTACGACCTGTTCCACAATACGCTGTTCCGCATGACACCGTGCCGTAAT
- the LOC125772066 gene encoding 27 kDa hemolymph protein-like isoform X5 yields the protein MMKIRTNILLLGVVALCAVTIASPLGKAADSSSEESGEAGEFVKELQELCRNNSGSDAAFLELMESFQSTMMCTVAAIDLEGLMSEVDALSNETRTTFFPRYCPQLRTAYNCIDKLVNDFRPCLEEDDFTIVKALAGILPDAVELMCKNDGEILFKFDEPKYTECFEKVSDSFDECLTFLNGTDDWDISSMTRDQCSQLSGFRQCLQDKMNICKAPDLINVYDLFHNTLFRMTPCRNYVDIEKVKEIDNNELNEV from the exons ATGATGAAAATCAGAACAAACATCTTGCTGTTGGGCGTTGTGGCGCTTTGTGCAG TTACAATTGCTTCACCGCTTGGTAAAGCGGCTGATTCTTCCTCGGAAGAATCGGGCGAAGCAGGCGAATTCGTGAAAGAACTGCAGGAACTGTGCCGCAACAATAGTGGATCCGATGCAGCTTTTCTTGAGTTGATGGAGTCCTTCCAGAGTACGATGATGTGCACCGTAGCCGCCATCGATCTAGAAGGATTAATGTCAGAGGTGGATGCACTCTCAAACGAGACCCGTACGACGTTCTTCCCTCG CTACTGCCCACAGCTGCGAACGGCATACAATTGTATCGATAAGTTGGTGAACGATTTTCGGCCATGTCTGGAGGAGGATGACTTTACCATCGTGAAGGCACTCGCCGGTATACTGCCCGATGCAGTGGAGCTGATGTGCAAGAATGATGGCGAAATTTTGTTCA AGTTTGATGAGCCAAAGTACACGGAATGCTTCGAAAAGGTTTCCGACAGTTTTGACGAGTGTCTTACCTTCCTGAACGGAACGGATGATTGGGATATCTCGAGCATGACACGCGACCAGTGCAG CCAACTCTCCGGTTTCCGACAGTGTTTGCAAGATAAGATGAACATCTGTAAGGCACCGGACCTAATCAACGTGTACGACCTGTTCCACAATACGCTGTTCCGCATGACACCGTGCCGTAAT TACGTGGACATTGAAAAAGTCAAGGAGATTGATAACAACGAACTCAACGAAGTCTAG
- the LOC125772066 gene encoding 27 kDa hemolymph protein-like isoform X3, producing the protein MMKIRTNILLLGVVALCAVTIASPLGKAADSSSEESGEAGEFVKELQELCRNNSGSDAAFLELMESFQSTMMCTVAAIDLEGLMSEVDALSNETRTTFFPRYCPQLRTAYNCIDKLVNDFRPCLEEDDFTIVKALAGILPDAVELMCKNDGEILFKFDEPKYTECFEKVSDSFDECLTFLNGTDDWDISSMTRDQCSQLSGFRQCLQDKMNICKAPDLINVYDLFHNTLFRMTPCRNYVDIEKLKMGLVTLVHCIQNVL; encoded by the exons ATGATGAAAATCAGAACAAACATCTTGCTGTTGGGCGTTGTGGCGCTTTGTGCAG TTACAATTGCTTCACCGCTTGGTAAAGCGGCTGATTCTTCCTCGGAAGAATCGGGCGAAGCAGGCGAATTCGTGAAAGAACTGCAGGAACTGTGCCGCAACAATAGTGGATCCGATGCAGCTTTTCTTGAGTTGATGGAGTCCTTCCAGAGTACGATGATGTGCACCGTAGCCGCCATCGATCTAGAAGGATTAATGTCAGAGGTGGATGCACTCTCAAACGAGACCCGTACGACGTTCTTCCCTCG CTACTGCCCACAGCTGCGAACGGCATACAATTGTATCGATAAGTTGGTGAACGATTTTCGGCCATGTCTGGAGGAGGATGACTTTACCATCGTGAAGGCACTCGCCGGTATACTGCCCGATGCAGTGGAGCTGATGTGCAAGAATGATGGCGAAATTTTGTTCA AGTTTGATGAGCCAAAGTACACGGAATGCTTCGAAAAGGTTTCCGACAGTTTTGACGAGTGTCTTACCTTCCTGAACGGAACGGATGATTGGGATATCTCGAGCATGACACGCGACCAGTGCAG CCAACTCTCCGGTTTCCGACAGTGTTTGCAAGATAAGATGAACATCTGTAAGGCACCGGACCTAATCAACGTGTACGACCTGTTCCACAATACGCTGTTCCGCATGACACCGTGCCGTAAT